Proteins encoded in a region of the Vitis riparia cultivar Riparia Gloire de Montpellier isolate 1030 chromosome 7, EGFV_Vit.rip_1.0, whole genome shotgun sequence genome:
- the LOC117919405 gene encoding sodium/hydrogen exchanger 1-like: MGLNSLAGLGMRSTSDQVSIDAITLFVALLCACIVIGHLLEEYRWMNESITALVIGLCTGIVLLLTTGGKISLILLFNEELFFIYLLPPIIFNAGFQVKKKQFFRNFMTIILFGAIGTLISFGIISLGAIQLFKKLDIGFLEIGDYLAIGAIFSATDSVCTLQVLNQDETPLLYSLVFGEGVVNDATSVVLFNAIQRFDLSHITSGIAFQFVGNFLSLFFASTLLGVFIGLLSAYIMKKLYFGRHSTDREVALMIVMAYLSYIMAELFYLSGILTVFFCGIVMSHYTWHNVTESSRVTTKHTFATLSFVSEIFIFLYVGIDALDIEKWRVVSNSPGTSIGVSSILLGLVLVGRAAFVFPLSFLSNLTKKSESDKIGFKQQITIWWAGLMRGAVSVALAYNQFTMSGHTQLRGNAIMITSTITIVLFSTLVFGLMTKPLISFLLPPPKYFSSMMSSEPSSPKSFSMPLLANGQDPDIEGDSHNTPPPTNLRMLWTTPTHTVHHYWRKFDNAYMRPVFGGRGFVPYVAPSLTERNAPQLQ, encoded by the exons ATGGGTCTTAATTCATTAGCGGGACTGGGGATGAGATCTACCTCTGATCAAGTCTCGATAGATGCTATAACCTTGTTTGTGGCTCTCCTTTGTGCTTGCATTGTGATTGGTCATCTTCTCGAGGAGTATAGATGGATGAATGAGTCAATCACTGCCCTTGTTATA GGGTTGTGCACTGGAATTGTTCTCCTATTAACTACAGGAGGAAAGATCTCACTCATTTTACTATTCAATGAGGAACTTTTCTTCATATATCTTCTTCCTCCTATCATATTCAATGCTGG GTTCCAGGTAAAAAAGAAGCAGTTTTTCCGAAACTTTATGACAATCATATTGTTTGGTGCTATTGGTACACTGATATCCTTTGGCATTATATCTCTAG GTGCTAtacaattattcaaaaaattggATATCGGTTTCTTGGAGATAGGGGATTATCTAG CAATTGGAGCAATTTTTTCAGCTACAGATTCTGTTTGCACCTTGCAG GTGCTCAATCAGGATGAGACACCTTTGCTATACAGTCTAGTCTTTGGGGAAGGTGTGGTAAATGATGCCACATCTGTGGTACTTTTCAATGCAATCCAGAGATTTGACCTGTCTCACATCACTTCAGGCATTGCCTTTCAGTTTGTTGGCAATTTTTTGTCTCTATTTTTTGCAAGCACCTTGCTTGGGGTGTTC ATTGGATTGCTTAGCGCATACATCATGAAGAAGCTGTATTTTGGAAG GCACTCTACTGATCGTGAAGTTGCTCTTATGATTGTCATGGCTTACCTTTCATACATTATGGCTGAA TTGTTCTATTTAAGTGGCATTCTCACTGTATTCTTTTGCGGGATTGTCATGTCACACTACACCTGGCATAACGTGACTGAAAGTTCAAGAGTCACCACAAA GCATACTTTCGCAACGTTATCTTTTGTTTCTGAGATTTTCATCTTCCTGTATGTTGGTATTGATGCCTTGGACATTGAGAAGTGGCGGGTTGTAAGCAACAG TCCTGGAACATCAATTGGGGTGAGTTCAATTCTTCTTGGACTGGTTCTAGTTGGAAGGGCAGCTTTTGTATTCCCCCTATCCTTTTTATCCAACTTAACTAAGAAATCTGAGAGTGACAAGATTGGGTTCAAGCAACAG ATCACAATATGGTGGGCTGGACTCATGCGAGGTGCTGTATCTGTTGCACTTGCTTATAATCAG TTCACTATGTCAGGCCATACCCAACTGAGAGGGAATGCGATCATGATCACCAGCACAATCACAATTGTCCTTTTCAGTACACTG GTGTTTGGCTTGATGACCAAACCCCTTATAAGCTTCTTGCTGCCTCCTCCAAAATACTTCAGCAGCATGATGTCCTCTGAGCCATCTTCTCCAAAATCCTTCTCCATGCCACTTCTCGCCAATGGGCAAGACCCAGATATTGAAGGGGATAGCCACAACACTCCCCCTCCAACCAATCTACGCATGCTCTGGACCACCCCAACTCATACCGTCCACCATTACTGGAGAAAGTTTGACAATGCCTACATGCGACCCGTGTTTGGGGGTAGGGGTTTCGTTCCTTATGTAGCCCCTTCACTAACTGAAAGGAATGCCCCTCAACTGCAATGA